The DNA region ACATGAAAAATTTAGATTTgacatattgaaaaaaaaatgtcaattaaATTTGATCTATGCAGTAGATATATATGTCTTTCCAATTTGATCTATAAACACACTTCAACTCAAATTTGAATTGGCATCTAATATCTAAGGTAATTGTATGGAATGACTTGATTGATATGATACTAATACCTTGAGGACTGAATtaagatattttaaaaattgaagatGAATTTTAAATCTGTATAGATTGAGAACATTAGGCCGtaaattaatgtgtttattgtCAATTAGTCACTAGAATAGTATAGTAGTAAACAAGTTACGTTGCTTAGTCCTTGTTCCAACCTATAAATACATGCAAAAGTTGCACTCTTATCCTCACAGATTTTGTGCCAAATTTCTCATATTAAGCTTTTGAATATTTGCTTTTGATCAATCGAAATGGCTTCACAAGTTTCTCAAATGCCTTCTTCATCACCCCTTTCTTTCAATAAGGATGAAATGCGTCCCAAAGCCGATTTTCCGCCTAGCATTTGGGGAGATTTCTTCCACAACTGTCCCGACAAGGTATACGTACATATAAGCATATTGATATATAATCTTAacatattatttgtttaattatttagTGATTCAATGCgaagaaaattttcattattttgagcAGAATATTGATGCTGAAACTGAAAAACGCCACCAACAATTGAAAGAAGAAGTGAGGAAGATGATTGTGGCACCAATGGCTAATTCAACCCAAAAGTTAACCTTCATTGATTCAGTTCAAAGACTGGGTGTGAGTTACCATTTCACCAAGGAGATCGAAGATGAACTAGAGAACATCTACCATAACAACAATGATGCCGAGAACGACCTCTACACTACATCTCTTAGATTTCGAATACTCCGAGAGCATGGATTCAATGTTTCATGCAGTAATTATTTGAACAACAACATATTGTTTTTAAGTTTCTTGAGTATATCATAGCATGGAATGTTTGATAACGATATTTCATTTTGGTTAATTTGATCTCAGACGCATTCAACAAGTTTAACGACGAGCAAGGGAATTTCAAGTCATCTGTGACAAACGATGTTCAAGGATTGTTGGAACTTTACGAGGCCTCCTATTTGAGGGTTCATGGAGAAGATATATTGGATGAAGCAATATCTTTCTCCGCCAACCATTTAAGCCTTGCGGTGGCATCTTTGGACTATCCTTTGCCCGAACAGGTTTCTCATGCTTTGAAACAATCAATTCGAAGAGGCTTGCCAAGGGTTGAGGCAAGGCACTATCTTTCAGTATACCAAGATATTGAGTCCCATAATAAGGCTTTGTTGGAGTTTGCCAAGATCGATTTCAACATGTTACAACTTTTGCATAGGAAAGAGCTAAGTGAGATTTTTAGgtatgttttattaatatttttcacctcttcttttttttctttttcatctattttaatttttgggtggATGGAGTTGAATTTATAGGAGGCATCATCCTCAATATAGGAGACTAGTTGCAAATgctaatatttgaattttaaacgTATTAAATAGCAATAGTTAAAAGTGACGACATGAACCTTAGATTCatctttttcacctatttcattctagttatatatattttaaaatttgagattgCCAATTGAATCAAGAATCTAACCATTTACTCATCCAAAACATGAATGTGAAACTAATTAAACCTTTAAAGATTCATTTTTTAGGTGGTGGAAGGATTTAGACTTTCGAAGAAAGTTGCCATATACAAGAGAAAGAGTCGTTGAATGCTATTTTTGGATCTTGGGAGTGTACTTTGAGCCCCAATATTCACTTGGTAGAAAGATGATGGCAAAAGTGATAATAATGACATCTATTTTAGATGATACATATGACTCATATGCAACATATGATGAGCTCATTCTCTATACAAGTGCTATTGAGaggtatgtttttaatttttttaataggttAGATTTCTTTAATTGGAGATTAAcattcaaatatttattatgaCAAATGATCGAATATAACGATGAAGTTGGATTCAGGTGGGAGATCAAATGCATATACCAACTTCCAGAATATATGAAACTGAGCTACAAGGCACTATTagatgtttatgaagaaatggaACAACTGGTGGTTGAGCATGGGAGACAATATCGTGTCGAATATGCGAAAAATGCAGTATGTATCCAGACAAACATTTATTTGGTACAAAAGAGATAAGATACTAGCTAAATTCTAGATTTGAAAAAAACAATTAACTTGAATAACAATATATagtcatttaaatattattatagaaTTTGATTTGATATTAGTGATAATTGTTAGGATTTTGTTGCCTCAGATTATACGACTTGCTCAATCCTACTTTGTGGAGGCCAAATGGACTCTTCAAAACTACAAACCATCATTCGAGGAATTTAAGATTAATGCATTGTCATCTTGTGGTTATGCCATGCTTGCTATTACATCTTTCGTCGGTATGGGAGATATCGTAACACCAGAGACCTTTAAATGGGCAACCAGTGAACCTAAGATCATTCAAGCTTCCACAATTATTTGTAGGTTTATGGATGATATTGCTGAACACAAGGtataataatatgtttatataatcaCAAGAAATCAAACTCTAACtcaataattaaatatctttttaCTGAAATCAAACGATGGTTTTTATCCTGATCTGAAACAAATGAAGTTTAATGTTTATATGTCAAATGTTTAGtccaataagaaaaaaaaactagttttattttagggtttatgtGAGGAAGTATTGTCAATAGAGGTATTTTATCATCACTATACAAATAAAGTTTAATATATTGACAAATTTTAGGGTATATATTGATAgaataattttgatttattaCGGATGCAGTTTAAGCATAGGAGAGAAGACGATTGGTCAGTAATCGACTATTACATGGAAGAATATAGCGTAACAGCACAAGAGGCATACGATgtattcaacaaatatattgagAGTGCTTGGAAAGATATGAATCAAGAGCTTTTAAAACCAACAGAAATGCCAACAGAGGTTATGAATCGTAGCCTAAACCTTTCAAGGGTAATGGATGTGCTTTACAAGGAAGGAGATGGTTATACATATGTTAGAAAATCGATCAAAGATGCAATCACTTCGTTGTTGGTTGAGCCAATCACACTTTGAAATTATATTAAGCTTGTTGTTTAAGGGATGGATATTAAGTTTTAACTAATAATGTCttataatatttatacaataaaaGAAAGTACAAGTCGATTGTCTTTCTACTTATAGCCTTAATAAATCAATAAAGTTCTTTTCAAGCTTTTCgttgtgaaaatttttctattttatttaattatgtttcatATATTTCTTTTGGGTATAAAAGAATATGTAATATAAAAATAGGATGAGTTATAAATACAAGAATTAAGATAAAAAGACCCACTAATCATTACcaagaaaggattgtatgaaacagtgacgccacgtcatctgtatccctttccaataattttatgccatatcaatattcttatcctgaatttcaggattttatcctgaattttagtattttaatttggatttgattttttttaggataaaatcctgaaattcaggataaaagtactgatgtggcataaaactattggaaagggatacagaTGATGTGGcatcactgtttcatacaatcttttTCCATCATTACCACTTGAAGTCTATTGAGataaattttgaattctttattaaattaattttgtaattgaTTAATTACCAATTAAAACCTCAAATTTATAGCCAATCCCAAAGGATTACTAGTCAATTTCAAATTTGTGTACatgtaataaattttttaaaaagataatatatTTTGTAATGAAACAATTCAATACAAATAATATTATGTAGGTGATAAAAAATATTgtaatcaaataaaatatattataatttatgttatacAATGTGGAGACACATGCTTTTCAGGGCGGTAATCAGGAAATTGGGGACGATGTTGTGTCTCAAGAGTTGCCAAGAGAGGCTTAATCTGTATATGTGGGTTGAGGGTTTGTGATTGAACAACTTTTTCGAATGAGACCGAGTTAGTGAAAGAGATTAATCACTTAGAGAGCGAGGAAAAGGGAAAGGACTAAGTACGAAATAAG from Gossypium hirsutum isolate 1008001.06 chromosome A04, Gossypium_hirsutum_v2.1, whole genome shotgun sequence includes:
- the LOC107918992 gene encoding (+)-delta-cadinene synthase isozyme XC14, producing the protein MASQVSQMPSSSPLSFNKDEMRPKADFPPSIWGDFFHNCPDKNIDAETEKRHQQLKEEVRKMIVAPMANSTQKLTFIDSVQRLGVSYHFTKEIEDELENIYHNNNDAENDLYTTSLRFRILREHGFNVSCNAFNKFNDEQGNFKSSVTNDVQGLLELYEASYLRVHGEDILDEAISFSANHLSLAVASLDYPLPEQVSHALKQSIRRGLPRVEARHYLSVYQDIESHNKALLEFAKIDFNMLQLLHRKELSEIFRWWKDLDFRRKLPYTRERVVECYFWILGVYFEPQYSLGRKMMAKVIIMTSILDDTYDSYATYDELILYTSAIERWEIKCIYQLPEYMKLSYKALLDVYEEMEQLVVEHGRQYRVEYAKNAIIRLAQSYFVEAKWTLQNYKPSFEEFKINALSSCGYAMLAITSFVGMGDIVTPETFKWATSEPKIIQASTIICRFMDDIAEHKFKHRREDDWSVIDYYMEEYSVTAQEAYDVFNKYIESAWKDMNQELLKPTEMPTEVMNRSLNLSRVMDVLYKEGDGYTYVRKSIKDAITSLLVEPITL